A genomic stretch from Maniola jurtina chromosome 26, ilManJurt1.1, whole genome shotgun sequence includes:
- the LOC123878782 gene encoding zinc finger protein 25-like: MSINTRKGPIFDPGLCRCCGAIKKCRLLNVEYEWNGQKEIYSDMFMDCFGLLLSHLDGAAPGRLICATCVSRLREAVSFRQQVLRCEERLLTQMHGPEGESTEVKVEAVKEEPVHINSEMEYPEYDDAAEHIDDDIEEHALLPAKKPKRKSLRQKLKGNKKNKTNKTESVDAADMSHSIQDDKLLEFQQYKLQGPIQPAKQNGCRTENSKLNHNILTIVENSFACPFDTSFSDYFCVYCRQVFTDPHKLREHSMSHDPKTFKDVLKNAPNNKKIQIDIYRIDCRLCPEPINDLDTFKNHIINHGKKLEKDSNDYLKFILTPGTLKCTECEATFGFFHALKKHMAEHFGTCICDVCGAHYFEERMLVLHQKTHQRVQENFQCKECGKNFKSKYTRYIHIARTHKKEAAYQCNSCDESFFSYALRYRHMSAAHGQQRSFPCGACPRAYDSRKSLREHTRRAHLDIRKHHCDLCDKRFYLPSRLKEHMASHTGERNFRCERCGKSYPRLRALTVHLQSHAGARHACQLCTARFTQSAALRSHVKRQHSADTCLQ, encoded by the exons ATGAGTATAAATACACGCAAGGGCCCCATATTTGACCCCGGACTGTGCAGATGTTGTGGTGCCATCAAAAAGTGTCGCCTGTTAAACGTAGAATACGAGTGGAATGGCCAAAAAGAAATATACTCCGATATGTTCATGGACTGCttcggtttattg TTGTCACACTTGGACGGCGCGGCGCCGGGGCGGCTGATCTGCGCCACGTGCGTGAGTAGACTGCGCGAGGCTGTCAGCTTCCGGCAACAGGTCCTGCGCTGCGAGGAGAGACTCTTGACTCAGATGCATGGACCAG AAGGAGAAAGTACTGAAGTGAAAGTAGAAGCTGTGAAGGAAGAGCCAGTCCACATAAACTCGGAGATGGAGTACCCCGAGTATGATGATGCAGCTGAGCACATTGACGATG ACATAGAAGAACATGCATTGCTACCAGCAAAGAAACCAAAGAGAAAATCCCTCAGGCAAAAGTTGAaaggaaataagaaaaataaaactaacaaaacAGAGTCAGTTGATGCTGCAGACATGTCACACTCCATCCAAGATGACAAACTACTAGAATTTCAACAATATA AACTCCAAGGCCCTATCCAGCCTGCAAAGCAAAATGGCTGCCGGACGGAGAACTCTAAACTCAATCACAATATACTAACCATCGTGGAGAACTCGTTCGCTTGCCCGTTCGATACATCCTTCAGCGACTACTTCTGCGTATATTGCAGgcag GTGTTCACAGATCCTCACAAGTTGCGAGAACATTCCATGAGCCATGACCCAAAAACCTTCAAGGATGTCCTAAAAAATGCTCCCAACAACAAGAAAATTCAAATAGACATATACAGAATAGATTGTAGACTGTGTCCCGAACCAATTAACGACTTGGATACCTTCAAAAACCACATAATCaaccacggaaagaagttagaaaAAGATTCCAATGATTATCTCAAATTTATTTTGACACCCGGGACTTTGAAGTGTACAGAGTGCGAAGCGACATTTGGTTTCTTTCATGCGTTGAAAAAACATATGGCTGAGCATTTCGGGACTTGCATATGCGATGTATGCGGCGCGCATTACTTCGAAGAACGGATGCTGGTGCTGCATCAGAAAACTCATCAGAGGGTCCAAGAAAATTTTCAGTGCAAGGAATGTGGGAAGAATTTCAAGTCGAAGTACACCCGGTATATCCATATAGCTAGGACTCACAAGAAG GAAGCAGCTTACCAGTGTAACTCGTGCGACGAATCGTTTTTCTCGTACGCACTCCGCTATCGCCACATGTCGGCGGCACATGGGCAACAGCGCTCGTTCCCGTGCGGCGCCTGCCCGCGCGCCTACGACAGCCGCAAGTCGCTGCGGGAGCACACGCGTCGCGCGCACCTCGACATCCGCAAACACCACTGCGACCTGTGCGACAAGAGGTTCTACCTGCCCTCGAGGCTGAAG gaGCATATGGCGAGCCACACGGGGGAAAGGAACTTCCGCTGCGAACGCTGTGGCAAGAGCTACCCGCGCCTGCGCGCGCTCACCGTGCACCTGCAGTCGCACGCCGGCGCGCGTCACGCGTGCCAGCTGTGCACTGCGCGCTTCACGCAGAGCGCCGCGCTGCGCAGCCATGTCAAGCGCCAACACTCGGCCGACACTTGTCTGCAGTGA
- the LOC123878783 gene encoding uncharacterized protein LOC123878783, producing the protein MSFINTQFEEMRAVIEEKSAVINQLKKENIHLQASVKDLTTRLNIVELHMRECNVEINGIPEHKTENLVNTVVQLSQVVKNNISVDDIQHATRVAKLNKSTDKPRSVIVKLRTTKHRDALLAAVAQYNKKNPEDKLSSHHLGIGGARAPIYVSEHLTPGSKSLHAATRIKAKEMKYRFTWIRNGKIYVRKDEFSQAILMRNEDSLKLIV; encoded by the coding sequence ATGTCTTTTATAAACACGCAGTTTGAGGAAATGAGAGCTGTGATAGAAGAAAAATCCGCTGTTATTAACCAATTGAAAAAGGAAAATATCCATCTTCAAGCATCGGTAAAGGACCTCACAACCAGGCTTAATATTGTCGAACTGCATATGAGAGAATGCAACGTTGAAATTAATGGTATTCCAGAACATAAAACGGAAAATTTAGTCAATACGGTAGTGCAACTAAGCCaagttgttaaaaataatatttctgttGATGACATCCAACATGCTACCCGCGTAGCTAAGCTCAACAAAAGCACCGACAAGCCACGGTCCGTCATCGTCAAGCTCCGTACCACAAAGCACCGTGATGCTCTCCTAGCAGCTGTAGCacaatataataagaaaaatccTGAAGATAAATTGAGCTCCCACCATTTAGGGATTGGAGGAGCGCGAGCCCCTATATATGTTTCGGAACATCTTACCCCGGGAAGTAAATCTTTACACGCCGCCACGCGCATAAAAGCCAAAGAAATGAAATATCGGTTCACGTGGATTAGAAATGGAAAAATTTATGTACGCAAGGATGAATTCAGTCAAGCAATATTAATGAGAAATGAAGACAGTCTTAAGCTCatagtttaa